The DNA sequence CCGAGCGTGTGGCGGAGCTCGCGCGCGGCGTCGCGGTGGATCCGCAGCGACTGGCGCAGGAAGTGGCCCTGTTCGCCGAGCGCACGGACATCGCCGAAGAGGTGACCCGTCTGGCGACGCACCTCGAGCAGTTCCGGCTCCTGATGGCGAGCCCCGAGCCGGTGGGCCGGCGCATGGATTTCCTCGTGCAGGAGATGCACCGCGAGGTGAACACGACGGGCTCCAAGAGCCAGCACGCGGAGATCTCCGCGCGTGTGGTCTCGATGAAGGCCGAAGTCGAGCGCATCCGCGAACAGGTGCAGAACGTCGAATGAACGAACCCTCTGGACTCCCGCCTGGCCTGCTGCTCGTTCTCTCTGCTCCCTCTGGGGCGGGCAAGACCACCCTCGCGCACCGCCTCCTGAAGGAGATGCCAGACGGCATCTTCTCCACGAGCGTCACCACCCGCCGGCCCCGAGGCAAGGAGCAGGAAGGGGTGGACTACAACTTCGTTGGGGTGGCCACCTTCCAGCAGAAGATCGAGCAGGGGGAGTTCGTGGAGTGGGCCGAAGTGCACGGCCACTTCTATGGAAGCCCTCAGTCGGTGGTGGACGAAGCGCGGAGCCGTCGCGGCACCGCCGTCTTCGACATCGACGTGCAGGGCGGACAGGCCATCAAGCGCAAGCACCCTGACGCGGTCCTCATCTTCGTCCTGCCGCCCTCCATGGATGAACTGGAACGCCGTCTCCGCGACCGACAGACGGACTCGGACGAAACCATCCGGCGTCGGATGCTGGGTGCTCGCTCGGAGATCGAGCGGGGGATCGCGTCCTACGACTACATCGTCGTGAACGACGACTTCGAGCGCGCCTATCATGAGCTGCGCTCGGTGGTGGTCGCGGAGCAGTGCCGGAGGGGAAGGGTAGACCTCTCCAAGCTCAAGTTCGGAGGGTGATCACCTTC is a window from the Corallococcus soli genome containing:
- the gmk gene encoding guanylate kinase; protein product: MNEPSGLPPGLLLVLSAPSGAGKTTLAHRLLKEMPDGIFSTSVTTRRPRGKEQEGVDYNFVGVATFQQKIEQGEFVEWAEVHGHFYGSPQSVVDEARSRRGTAVFDIDVQGGQAIKRKHPDAVLIFVLPPSMDELERRLRDRQTDSDETIRRRMLGARSEIERGIASYDYIVVNDDFERAYHELRSVVVAEQCRRGRVDLSKLKFGG